One Salvelinus sp. IW2-2015 linkage group LG35, ASM291031v2, whole genome shotgun sequence DNA segment encodes these proteins:
- the LOC111958841 gene encoding septin-7 isoform X2, giving the protein MGEQKNLEGYVGFASLPNQVYRKSVKRGFEFTLMVVGESGLGKSTLINSLFLTDLYSSEYPGPSHRVKKTVQVEQSKVLVKEGGVQLLLTIVDTPGFGDAVDNSNCWQPVIDHIDSKFEDYLNCESRVNRRLMPDSRVQCCLYFIAPSGHGLKPLDIEFMKRLHEKVNVIPLIAKADTLTPEECQRFKKQIMREILEHKIKIYEFPETDDEEENKLVKKIKDRLPLAVVGSNTIIEVNGKRTRGRQYPWGVAEVENGDHCDFTILRDMLIRTHMQDLKDVTNNVHYENYRSRKLAAVTYNGQDNNRVKGQQSTKSPLAQMEEERREHVAKMKKMEMEMEQVFEMKVKEKIQKLRDSEAELSRRHEQMKKNLEAQHKELEEKRRQFEDDRANWEANQRLEQQRLDASRTLEKNKKKGKIF; this is encoded by the exons gTGAATCAGGATTGGGCAAGTCCACGTTGATCAACTCTCTGTTCCTAACAGACTTATACTCGTCAGAATACCCTGGGCCTTCACACAGAGTCAAAAAGACTGTACAG GTGGAGCAATCCAAAGTGTTAGTAAAGGAAGGTGGTGTCCAGCTTCTGCTCACAATAGTCGACACCCCAGGATTCGGCGACGCTGTGGACAATAGCAACTG CTGGCAGCCGGTCATCGACCACATAGACAGCAAGTTTGAGGATTACCTCAACTGTGAGTCGCGGGTGAACAGACGACTGATGCCTGACAGCAGAGTGCAGTGCTGCCTCTACTTCATCGCCCCCTCGGGACACGG ACTGAAGCCTCTGGATATTGAGTTTATGAAACGGTTGCATGAGAAGGTGAACGTCATCCCACTGATTGCAAAAGCAGACACTCTCACCCCAGAGGAGTGCCAACGGTTCAAGAAGCAG ATCATGCGGGAAATCCTGGAACACAAAATCAAGATCTACGAGTTCCCAGAGACGGATGATGAGGAAGAGAACAAACTGGTGAAGAAGATCAAG GACCGTCTGCCCCTGGCCGTGGTGGGCAGTAACACCATAATCGAGGTGAACGGGAAGAGGACCAGAGGACGACAGTACCCATGGGGAGTGGCAGAAG TTGAGAACGGAGACCACTGTGATTTCACCATCCTACGAGACATGCTCATCAG AACCCACATGCAGGACCTGAAGGACGTGACCAATAACGTCCACTATGAGAACTACCGTAGCAGGAAGCTGGCGGCCGTCACCTACAACGGACAGGACAACAACAGGGTCAAGGGTCAACAGTCGACGAA GAGCCCCCTGGCTCAGATGGAGGAGGAGCGGCGGGAGCACGTGGCCAAGATGAAGAAGATGGAGATGGAAATGGAACAGGTGTTTGAGATGAAGGTCAAGGAGAAGATCCAGAAGCTGAGAGATTCCGAGGCTGAG CTGTCGAGGCGTCATGAGCAGATGAAGAAGAATCTGGAGGCCCAGCACAAGGAGCTGGAGGAGAAGAGACGCCAGTTTGAGGATGACCGGGCCAACTGGGAGGCCAATCAGCGCCTGGAGCAACAGAGACTGGATGCCTCCAG GACTCTGGAAAAGAACAAAAAGAAGGGGAAGATATTTTAG
- the LOC111958841 gene encoding septin-7 isoform X1 translates to MGEQKNLEGYVGFASLPNQVYRKSVKRGFEFTLMVVGESGLGKSTLINSLFLTDLYSSEYPGPSHRVKKTVQVEQSKVLVKEGGVQLLLTIVDTPGFGDAVDNSNCWQPVIDHIDSKFEDYLNCESRVNRRLMPDSRVQCCLYFIAPSGHGLKPLDIEFMKRLHEKVNVIPLIAKADTLTPEECQRFKKQIMREILEHKIKIYEFPETDDEEENKLVKKIKDRLPLAVVGSNTIIEVNGKRTRGRQYPWGVAEVENGDHCDFTILRDMLIRTHMQDLKDVTNNVHYENYRSRKLAAVTYNGQDNNRVKGQQSTKHDTGEGMSPLAQMEEERREHVAKMKKMEMEMEQVFEMKVKEKIQKLRDSEAELSRRHEQMKKNLEAQHKELEEKRRQFEDDRANWEANQRLEQQRLDASRTLEKNKKKGKIF, encoded by the exons gTGAATCAGGATTGGGCAAGTCCACGTTGATCAACTCTCTGTTCCTAACAGACTTATACTCGTCAGAATACCCTGGGCCTTCACACAGAGTCAAAAAGACTGTACAG GTGGAGCAATCCAAAGTGTTAGTAAAGGAAGGTGGTGTCCAGCTTCTGCTCACAATAGTCGACACCCCAGGATTCGGCGACGCTGTGGACAATAGCAACTG CTGGCAGCCGGTCATCGACCACATAGACAGCAAGTTTGAGGATTACCTCAACTGTGAGTCGCGGGTGAACAGACGACTGATGCCTGACAGCAGAGTGCAGTGCTGCCTCTACTTCATCGCCCCCTCGGGACACGG ACTGAAGCCTCTGGATATTGAGTTTATGAAACGGTTGCATGAGAAGGTGAACGTCATCCCACTGATTGCAAAAGCAGACACTCTCACCCCAGAGGAGTGCCAACGGTTCAAGAAGCAG ATCATGCGGGAAATCCTGGAACACAAAATCAAGATCTACGAGTTCCCAGAGACGGATGATGAGGAAGAGAACAAACTGGTGAAGAAGATCAAG GACCGTCTGCCCCTGGCCGTGGTGGGCAGTAACACCATAATCGAGGTGAACGGGAAGAGGACCAGAGGACGACAGTACCCATGGGGAGTGGCAGAAG TTGAGAACGGAGACCACTGTGATTTCACCATCCTACGAGACATGCTCATCAG AACCCACATGCAGGACCTGAAGGACGTGACCAATAACGTCCACTATGAGAACTACCGTAGCAGGAAGCTGGCGGCCGTCACCTACAACGGACAGGACAACAACAGGGTCAAGGGTCAACAGTCGACGAA aCATGACACAGGTGAAGGCAT GAGCCCCCTGGCTCAGATGGAGGAGGAGCGGCGGGAGCACGTGGCCAAGATGAAGAAGATGGAGATGGAAATGGAACAGGTGTTTGAGATGAAGGTCAAGGAGAAGATCCAGAAGCTGAGAGATTCCGAGGCTGAG CTGTCGAGGCGTCATGAGCAGATGAAGAAGAATCTGGAGGCCCAGCACAAGGAGCTGGAGGAGAAGAGACGCCAGTTTGAGGATGACCGGGCCAACTGGGAGGCCAATCAGCGCCTGGAGCAACAGAGACTGGATGCCTCCAG GACTCTGGAAAAGAACAAAAAGAAGGGGAAGATATTTTAG